Below is a genomic region from Candidatus Neomarinimicrobiota bacterium.
CACACCCGGCGCCGCCACCTGGCTGCCCGGCAGCTTGGTGAAACCCGCCACCTCGAACTCGTCCACGTCCGGCGGGTACTCCCCCGACGCCAGGTTCATCTGCTGCACCATGGGATAGCTCACCACCGACACGGTGAACTCGCCGGTGTCCAGCACGTTGCGCAGGGTGTCCTTGGTGCTGGCGTCGGAGCCCCGGTAAGACGGTGAGAAGCCGACGTAGGGGGGATTGGAACTGAAGGCGTTGGAGAAGCTGAACGGCGCCAGATTGGCGGACCCATCCTTGCCCAGCGTACCAACCAGAGCGATGGGCCGGGGACCCACCCCTCCGATGAGCAGCTGGTGGCGGTCCCGCAGGGACATGTCTTCGGGGTCAAATTCTCTGAATGGCATTAGTGCAAAGAGTCCTGAGTCCTGGGTCCTGGGTTTAGTGAAACTTCGGACCTTTATGATCGGACTGTTTCAAATATCCAATAAGTCCCCTGATTAGACGCCTTGTTTCGTCTGCAAGGGTCACAATCTTGTCAAATTCTATACGCGTCATGTAGCCTTGATCAAAGGCCACATACAACTGGGCTTTGACCTCGCCCGCCGAGCCTTTGGCTATCGATAAGAATTGGATAAACTCTCTATCGCCTCCTCGTTCCAAGCCTTCGGCAATAT
It encodes:
- a CDS encoding flavin reductase family protein, translating into MPFREFDPEDMSLRDRHQLLIGGVGPRPIALVGTLGKDGSANLAPFSFSNAFSSNPPYVGFSPSYRGSDASTKDTLRNVLDTGEFTVSVVSYPMVQQMNLASGEYPPDVDEFEVAGFTKLPGSQVAAPGV
- a CDS encoding four helix bundle protein, with translation MGSFDRFEDIEAWQKGRELVRVVYEVSTRGEFSKDFGLRDQIRRAGVSVVSNIAEGLERGGDREFIQFLSIAKGSAGEVKAQLYVAFDQGYMTRIEFDKIVTLADETRRLIRGLIGYLKQSDHKGPKFH